Genomic DNA from Armatimonadota bacterium:
AAGAGAGTTTGAACGAGTTGGCGGCACAAAAACAATAAAAGTAGACGTTCGCGTAATTGCAGCGACTAACCGCAATTTAGAAGAACTCGTTGAACATGGACAATTTCGCGCCGACCTTTATTATCGCCTACAAGTTATTCAAATTTTCCTCCCACCTCTTAGGGAGCGGCGAGAGGACATACCTGAACTCGTTGAATTCTTTATTAATAAGTATAACAAAGCAAACAATAAAGAAGTTAAAGGCGTGAGTTCCCAAGTTATGGACCTTTTCATGAAATATAATTGGCCAGGAAACGTTAGAGAATTAGAAAACGCAATTGAGCGAGGAGTTGTACTTACAGAACCTGGTGCCGATTTAATAACTCCAGACCTACTCCCCATGACAATTCAGGTAGCAGCTGAAACGTCATAGCAATAAGCACAAGATTAAAGAGGTTTTGCTCAAAAAGGGTCTTTTGTACAAAGAGACCCTTTTTCCTTTTTTGAATTTTTTAAAAATTCAACCATTAAACACTTTTATCCTACACCAATGGCATAGTTTATGCAGTTAAACCAATCGGGAGTAGGGTATAAGACAAACTTAAGAAGCCAATTTTTGGCAATTGTGCGCGACAGTAAAAATGCCTGGCCAACTGTCGGAAGCTTAGTAATGGGGGCTCGGGAAAATGATTAGAAAACGCAACATACTGGTCGCGGACGACGAGGCTAATCTCTGCAAGATTCTTGAGGCAGAGCTGAAAAATGCAGGATATGCAGTAACCGTGGTTCATGATGGGGTACAGGCTGTCGAAAAAGCTAGAGAAATAGATTTCGACATTATTGTCCTTGATTTGCGAATGCCAGAGATGGATGGCCTCAACGCACTGCGGGAAATTCGCAAACATGATAAGGAAACTCCTATCATAATAATGACAGCTTATGAGAATCACGACACAATGGCCAGTGCCCTATCAATGGGAGCCACTGCCTGCATTAATAAACCATTTGATTTGGACAGCATTACTGCCCTTGTGAAAGCCACTCTCGACGATGGAAATGGCCAGAAATCAGTAGATTGGTCAGGGTCAGTGCGCACAGTATTCTTCAATAAAAATCAGCCGGTGCTAGTTGAAGTCCACGATGGTGAGTATGTTGGGCAATATCACAGCAGGATAGAAGATAAAGATGACCGGACACTGACCATACTTTGTCCGACAAGCGGAGGGAGCCATATTATTTTGAGCCCAGGCACACCGGTTTCTATTGGACTTGCCGGCGAAGATGCGTTCTATAGCTTTGAGACGACAGTTCTTGCCCAGCGAGAGAATTATCTTCCACTTATAGTTCTAAGCAAACCTTCGGTAATCTACCGTGTTCAGCGGCGAAAGCATGCGCGAATACCTGCGAAAATTGCTGTAGACATGGCGCTTGTGGAAAAAACCGGAGAAAACGACGAAAATTCTACGATAGGCCCTGTTTTTACGGTTTATACTGAGAATATTGGCGCTGGTGGACTGAAGATAGTAACCTGCCAAAGACTTCCCGACGGAGCAACGGTAAGAATATGGGCTTCCAATGTGCCTGGCTTAGGCGAGCTTACGGGAACCGGTCGAATTACACGTGCACAGAAGATATCTGTGAACAGCCATGAAGACTGGGAATATGGCATTCAATTCACAAAAATAGCCGATGAGGTGCGACATACACTTGCTCAAGTGGTTGAGTCGAAAGTAACTGCTTGATTCTGATAACAACTAAGCAAAAACAGCCTAGCGATCATTAAGTCGCTAGGCTGTTTTGTTATCTGCATCGAAAATATACTATATTTTCTATCGCTATATCGCTTGAAATCGATTTGTTTGACTACATTCTCAGCCAATGATATACTCGATTCAAACCAAAACCAAGGAGGATTCCAAGGTGAAATGTGCCAGGTGTGGAGCTGAAATACCAACAACTCAGGGCGGCACGAGGTTTTGTCCGTCTTGTGGAGCACCCATCTCATTAAGCCGCCCTGAAAGCGCAAGCTCGGCTTCTCTGCCAAAGAAAAAGCTAACAATATGGGCTGTTGTCGCATCAATTTGCATAGCAAGCATTGTACTCGGCGCTGTGGTTCTTGCAAGAAGAGGCGGTAGGGTAACACAAATCCCTGAAGTACCCTCTGTTAAACAGCCGCCAGTTACACAGCAAACAGGGCTGCCTGAAGCAAAACAGCCTGGTGTGTTGAAAACCGATGTAGAAAAACCACCTCTTAGCGCAAAAACCCCTGAAAAAAACGCTCCTCCGCCAGAAGTATTGGCGTATCTTGAACATCTAAAGAAGGTCGAGGAAGCTCGCGTTGGACTTAAGGAAAAAGAAGAAGCAGAACTTATCAACATGATGGTTCACATTCAACTGGATCCCCTGAAAGAAGTTCTGAGTTGGTCTGATACTGACACATTAAACAAAAAAGAAGAAGACCCCCAGCAGAAAGCAATAAGAGAGATGAGCGAACTATCAAAAGAGTGGCAGCAACTGGCAAGATTTTTTGTTTCGGTTCGGCCGCCAGAACCATGCCACAATCTTGCCACAAAGTATTCCGAAATGTTGGCAGACGTAATCTCTTCGGTTGG
This window encodes:
- a CDS encoding response regulator, with product MIRKRNILVADDEANLCKILEAELKNAGYAVTVVHDGVQAVEKAREIDFDIIVLDLRMPEMDGLNALREIRKHDKETPIIIMTAYENHDTMASALSMGATACINKPFDLDSITALVKATLDDGNGQKSVDWSGSVRTVFFNKNQPVLVEVHDGEYVGQYHSRIEDKDDRTLTILCPTSGGSHIILSPGTPVSIGLAGEDAFYSFETTVLAQRENYLPLIVLSKPSVIYRVQRRKHARIPAKIAVDMALVEKTGENDENSTIGPVFTVYTENIGAGGLKIVTCQRLPDGATVRIWASNVPGLGELTGTGRITRAQKISVNSHEDWEYGIQFTKIADEVRHTLAQVVESKVTA